In Leptodesmis sichuanensis A121, the following are encoded in one genomic region:
- a CDS encoding aromatic ring-hydroxylating dioxygenase subunit alpha — protein sequence MELATALTGHTVRADIRQIGINPNHWYAVGWARDVKQGQVIPVQIWQQEIALYRDTSGQLHALCDRCPHRGVELHRGKVNGNHLICRYHGWEFNGQGDCVQIPYWPPQQKLPCVQVRPYPVQEKYGLIWVFPGDPSLANDRQLPEIPEFSEPGWLMVPVSVHFQAHFTICNENTMDVFHGILHQGLQGWFNPVLISLQETETSVWAEYQVSYQGRLASWLGLSDRPHQTTTRSIRIEYRYPHYRTHIPGISALYLMRLPIGLTDSRSYALFFFKVRLPAFLRRWLQPGLQWLLKRFVLLRFVNQDKEMVESEQRTHLAHPGGQRYVEVNPAIIALQRLMMRQYKQVEQGGSSPATRRHKIPGRFVPATERTSSD from the coding sequence ATGGAACTGGCAACGGCTCTCACAGGTCACACCGTACGGGCAGATATCCGGCAGATTGGCATCAACCCCAATCACTGGTATGCCGTGGGCTGGGCCAGGGATGTGAAGCAGGGCCAGGTAATCCCGGTTCAGATCTGGCAACAGGAGATCGCCCTTTACCGCGATACCAGTGGTCAGCTTCATGCCCTCTGCGATCGCTGTCCTCATCGGGGTGTGGAACTACATCGCGGCAAAGTGAATGGCAACCATCTGATATGCCGCTATCATGGCTGGGAATTTAATGGCCAGGGTGACTGCGTTCAGATTCCCTACTGGCCCCCCCAGCAAAAGTTGCCCTGTGTTCAAGTTCGCCCCTATCCTGTGCAGGAAAAATATGGGCTGATCTGGGTGTTTCCAGGCGACCCATCATTGGCAAACGATCGCCAGCTTCCTGAAATTCCCGAATTTTCCGAACCGGGCTGGTTGATGGTGCCTGTCTCTGTCCATTTTCAGGCCCATTTTACGATTTGCAATGAAAATACGATGGATGTCTTTCATGGCATTTTGCATCAGGGGTTGCAGGGCTGGTTTAACCCGGTATTGATCAGTTTGCAAGAAACCGAAACCTCAGTCTGGGCGGAGTATCAAGTCTCCTATCAAGGTCGTCTGGCAAGCTGGTTGGGATTAAGCGATCGCCCTCACCAGACCACGACCCGCTCCATCCGCATCGAATATCGCTATCCCCATTACCGCACTCACATACCGGGAATTTCGGCACTTTATCTAATGCGGCTACCGATCGGACTGACTGACAGCCGCTCCTATGCTCTGTTTTTCTTCAAAGTCAGACTGCCTGCCTTCCTGCGGCGGTGGCTCCAGCCAGGCTTGCAATGGCTCTTAAAGCGTTTTGTCCTGCTGCGGTTTGTCAATCAAGATAAAGAGATGGTGGAGAGTGAACAACGCACTCACCTGGCCCATCCAGGAGGACAACGCTATGTGGAAGTTAACCCGGCTATTATCGCCCTACAGCGTTTAATGATGCGGCAATATAAACAGGTTGAGCAAGGCGGTAGTTCCCCAGCAACCAGGAGGCACAAAATCCCTGGCAGATTTGTTCCTGCTACTGAGAGAACTTCCTCTGATTAA
- a CDS encoding aminotransferase class I/II-fold pyridoxal phosphate-dependent enzyme — MQVVKEYVQRWYQSGLDPDEYICHRKHGNVVEIEEAETGKRRVVLTFCTNDVLGLSQEESVKQAAIDSILQYGTSNSSTSVLSGRIDLHRQLEDEISRFKHLPHTQLFLNAWMAMQALMDAFCHLAIPVPGFQHTRETLIMTDVLNHGCIVSALTNAGTRSGKLFGHSPRVRVKAYRHCDMEDFARKLKRYAKPNDRIMVVSDAVFSMDGDLAPLPDMIEILSNYPDSVLLMDEAHATGAIGATGRGIYEYYGLTPQHAIDRGIAPLIMTTFSKFGASVGAAISSHVAELKPLLNVSPTSIGTCSLAPPLAAAALQSIRLVQQKPEIITRLQENTRYLRSRLAAHDFTAIGETNVVPVILPSELNPKTFARELLDYGIWVSPIWFIAKPRIRITVNALHTYEEMDRLVAAMVKARELSYKPTISA, encoded by the coding sequence GTGCAAGTTGTTAAGGAATACGTTCAGCGCTGGTATCAAAGCGGACTGGATCCCGATGAATACATCTGCCACCGCAAGCATGGCAATGTGGTGGAAATTGAGGAAGCAGAAACAGGCAAACGTCGGGTGGTGCTAACGTTCTGCACCAACGATGTGCTGGGGTTATCCCAGGAGGAGTCTGTGAAGCAGGCGGCGATCGACTCGATTCTGCAGTACGGCACCTCCAATAGTTCCACCTCGGTGCTCAGTGGCCGAATTGATTTGCATCGGCAACTGGAGGATGAAATCTCTCGATTCAAACATCTGCCCCATACGCAACTGTTCCTCAATGCCTGGATGGCGATGCAGGCACTGATGGATGCCTTTTGCCATCTGGCCATTCCGGTGCCCGGATTTCAGCACACCCGCGAAACCCTGATCATGACGGATGTGTTGAACCACGGCTGTATTGTGTCTGCCTTGACTAATGCCGGCACCCGCTCAGGCAAGCTGTTTGGTCACAGTCCTCGCGTGCGCGTGAAAGCCTATCGGCACTGCGACATGGAAGACTTTGCTCGCAAGCTGAAGCGCTATGCCAAGCCGAACGATCGCATCATGGTGGTGTCCGATGCTGTGTTTTCGATGGACGGCGATCTGGCTCCCCTGCCTGACATGATTGAAATTCTGTCCAACTACCCGGACAGCGTGTTGCTAATGGATGAAGCCCATGCCACAGGCGCGATCGGGGCAACGGGACGCGGTATTTATGAGTATTATGGCCTGACTCCCCAGCATGCGATCGATCGGGGCATTGCGCCCCTGATCATGACCACCTTCTCCAAATTTGGAGCCTCTGTGGGAGCGGCGATCAGCAGTCATGTCGCAGAACTGAAACCCCTGCTCAACGTTTCCCCTACCTCGATCGGTACCTGCTCGCTGGCTCCCCCCCTGGCCGCCGCTGCTTTGCAAAGTATTCGCCTAGTGCAACAAAAGCCGGAAATCATCACCCGCTTGCAGGAAAACACTCGTTACCTGCGATCGCGGTTGGCGGCCCATGACTTCACTGCGATCGGTGAAACTAACGTGGTGCCTGTCATCCTGCCCTCAGAACTGAATCCTAAAACCTTCGCCAGGGAACTGTTGGATTACGGCATTTGGGTTTCTCCCATCTGGTTTATTGCCAAACCCCGCATCCGCATTACCGTCAATGCACTGCATACTTACGAGGAGATGGATCGGTTAGTGGCTGCTATGGTAAAAGCGCGGGAATTGTCCTATAAGCCGACGATCAGCGCGTAA
- the secG gene encoding preprotein translocase subunit SecG, with product MTLTLVLKTLWLISAVGLIILVLLHSPKGDGLGGLGGQAQLFTSTKSAELTLNRVTWVLTIIFMGLTVVLSANWLPA from the coding sequence ATGACTCTCACTCTTGTCCTCAAAACTCTCTGGCTCATTTCTGCTGTCGGGCTGATTATTCTGGTGCTGCTTCACAGTCCCAAAGGAGACGGATTGGGTGGACTGGGTGGACAGGCTCAACTCTTTACCAGTACTAAAAGCGCCGAGTTAACGCTGAATCGAGTTACCTGGGTACTGACCATTATCTTCATGGGCTTAACTGTTGTCCTGAGTGCCAACTGGCTCCCGGCCTGA
- the gpmI gene encoding 2,3-bisphosphoglycerate-independent phosphoglycerate mutase has product MAQAPVSPVVLIILDGWGYREDTEGNAVKAANTPVMNSLWQAYPHTTIRTSGKDVGLPDGQMGNSEVGHLNIGAGRVVPQELVRISDAIEDGTILSNSALVKVCQEVKHSQGKLHLVGLCSDGGVHSHLTHLFGLLDLAKDQQVEEVCIHVVTDGRDTSPDSGKGYVQQLVEYIDRLDLGRIVTLSGRYYSMDRDRRWDRVQKAYEVMTQDGDGDGRSVLEVIQDSYDAGVMDEFIMPTRIARGAVEPGDGVIFFNFRPDRARQLTQAFVDPNFTGFERELIQPLTFATFTQYDPSLPVLVAFEPQNLNNILGQVIADRGLRQFRTAETEKYAHVTYFFNGGIEEPFEGEDRELIPSPQVATYDRAPSMSAEAVTDTAIAAIEKRIYSLVVINYANPDMVGHTGKMEATVEALETVDRCLGRLLESINRAGGTAIIIADHGNAEVMWDENGNPWTAHTTNPVPFILVEGEGLKIPGHGTDVQLRSDGRLADIAPTILEILKIPQPPEMTGRSILVPAEFGVTPARTPVKLVR; this is encoded by the coding sequence ATGGCGCAAGCGCCTGTCTCTCCAGTTGTATTAATTATTTTGGATGGTTGGGGTTACCGTGAGGATACGGAGGGAAATGCGGTGAAAGCCGCTAACACCCCGGTCATGAATTCTCTCTGGCAAGCCTACCCACATACGACGATTCGTACCTCTGGTAAGGATGTTGGGTTGCCAGACGGGCAAATGGGGAATTCAGAAGTTGGGCATTTGAACATTGGTGCAGGCCGGGTGGTGCCCCAGGAACTCGTGAGAATTTCTGATGCGATCGAAGATGGCACTATTCTCAGCAATTCTGCTCTGGTGAAAGTCTGTCAGGAGGTCAAACACAGTCAGGGCAAATTGCATCTGGTCGGCCTGTGTTCTGATGGCGGAGTACACTCCCATTTGACCCATCTGTTTGGCCTGCTGGATTTAGCCAAGGATCAACAGGTTGAGGAGGTTTGCATCCATGTTGTAACCGATGGTCGGGATACCTCACCTGACTCTGGGAAGGGATACGTTCAACAACTGGTTGAGTACATCGATCGCCTTGACCTGGGACGGATTGTTACCCTCAGTGGCCGCTATTACAGCATGGATCGCGATCGCCGCTGGGATCGGGTACAAAAAGCTTATGAAGTGATGACCCAGGATGGCGATGGGGATGGACGATCGGTACTGGAAGTCATCCAGGACTCTTATGATGCAGGGGTAATGGATGAGTTCATCATGCCGACTCGGATCGCTCGTGGTGCTGTGGAACCGGGAGATGGCGTAATTTTCTTTAACTTCCGGCCCGATCGTGCCCGCCAACTCACTCAAGCCTTTGTCGATCCCAACTTCACTGGCTTTGAGCGGGAACTGATTCAGCCCCTCACCTTTGCCACCTTTACCCAGTACGATCCCAGTCTGCCCGTGCTGGTGGCCTTTGAGCCACAAAACCTGAACAACATCCTGGGCCAGGTAATTGCTGATCGCGGATTGCGCCAATTCCGTACCGCGGAAACTGAAAAATATGCCCATGTCACTTATTTCTTCAATGGTGGCATTGAAGAGCCTTTTGAGGGAGAAGATCGGGAATTGATTCCCAGTCCTCAAGTAGCCACCTACGATCGCGCTCCCAGTATGTCAGCAGAAGCGGTAACGGATACGGCGATCGCGGCCATAGAGAAGCGAATTTACTCCTTAGTCGTGATCAACTATGCCAATCCTGACATGGTGGGTCACACTGGCAAAATGGAAGCCACCGTTGAAGCATTAGAAACCGTCGATCGCTGTCTAGGTCGTTTGCTGGAGAGTATTAACCGGGCTGGAGGAACTGCGATCATCATTGCCGATCACGGGAATGCAGAAGTGATGTGGGATGAGAACGGCAATCCCTGGACGGCTCACACTACAAACCCCGTTCCCTTCATTCTGGTGGAAGGGGAAGGTTTAAAGATTCCCGGTCACGGTACCGATGTGCAACTGCGATCGGATGGTCGTCTGGCTGATATTGCCCCTACCATTCTGGAAATTCTCAAAATTCCTCAACCCCCAGAAATGACAGGTCGCTCCATCCTGGTTCCCGCCGAGTTTGGGGTCACGCCTGCCCGCACCCCCGTTAAACTCGTGCGCTAG
- a CDS encoding helix-turn-helix transcriptional regulator, with amino-acid sequence MNTSNNPLEFLQAVLESFVDGILVLTEQKEQKYANQMAVQLCQQLTGKNYAVPQEVWQVCEALMGSRKLYPDQVVVVESEVECETAKLRIRAQWLSFEAFQYPCLLVRLQDQNQAVQGLAIAEAQSWGLTERETQVWIRRRTGRNRKQIAEELYIALDTVKKHLKNIQTKRQNYQDEHEWHSNSQNQEARQFYSAAF; translated from the coding sequence ATGAATACTTCAAATAACCCCCTTGAGTTTCTACAAGCCGTTCTTGAGAGTTTTGTGGATGGCATTTTAGTATTAACAGAGCAAAAAGAACAGAAGTATGCAAATCAGATGGCAGTTCAGCTTTGTCAACAGTTAACTGGAAAAAACTACGCCGTTCCCCAGGAAGTCTGGCAAGTTTGTGAAGCCCTGATGGGCAGCCGCAAGTTATACCCAGATCAAGTGGTAGTGGTGGAGTCCGAAGTAGAGTGTGAGACTGCCAAACTGCGAATCCGGGCGCAATGGCTAAGCTTCGAGGCTTTTCAGTATCCCTGTCTGCTGGTGCGTCTGCAAGACCAGAATCAGGCGGTTCAGGGATTGGCGATCGCAGAAGCCCAATCCTGGGGACTGACGGAGCGGGAAACCCAGGTCTGGATCCGGCGACGCACTGGGCGCAACCGGAAACAGATTGCCGAAGAACTCTATATCGCTCTGGATACGGTCAAAAAGCATCTCAAGAATATCCAGACTAAGCGGCAGAATTACCAGGATGAGCATGAATGGCACTCCAATTCACAAAACCAGGAAGCACGGCAATTTTACTCAGCAGCGTTTTGA
- a CDS encoding SGNH/GDSL hydrolase family protein: MGVFKSPLHTVLIVLVSLLAVLQDHSAVCTADTPYRPDPLPSYDWWRAKVKQQAANSQNQSFQGCLFGDSISSALGDPLAAGVANFAMGGLSSVSLVQQLKVLNAAGINCQQAVIAIGTNDAGYAIENGDFVDSLMQSVELVRQMGATQITLIPAFYSTVEASRDPSLAGPIARVDEINVLIHRVAAAENLPIVEDGLRPLYSNKSLKQEMTFDGVHLNDNGKQIYRQVVQRILGF; the protein is encoded by the coding sequence ATGGGCGTTTTCAAGTCACCCTTGCACACGGTATTGATTGTTCTGGTCAGCCTGTTGGCAGTGCTGCAAGATCATTCAGCCGTCTGCACAGCGGACACCCCTTATCGACCTGATCCCCTGCCTTCCTATGATTGGTGGCGAGCCAAAGTCAAACAGCAAGCGGCGAATAGTCAGAATCAATCGTTCCAGGGTTGCTTATTTGGTGATTCGATTTCCTCTGCCCTGGGCGATCCCCTCGCGGCTGGGGTGGCCAACTTTGCGATGGGTGGGCTAAGTTCCGTCTCCCTGGTGCAACAACTAAAGGTGCTGAATGCAGCAGGGATCAACTGTCAGCAGGCCGTGATTGCGATCGGCACGAATGATGCAGGCTATGCCATTGAAAACGGAGATTTTGTCGATAGCTTGATGCAATCAGTAGAACTGGTACGCCAGATGGGAGCCACCCAGATTACCTTGATCCCCGCTTTTTACTCGACCGTTGAAGCCAGTAGGGATCCATCGCTGGCAGGACCGATCGCCCGTGTCGATGAAATTAACGTTTTGATTCACCGAGTCGCAGCGGCTGAGAATTTGCCGATCGTTGAGGATGGATTGCGACCCCTATATTCCAACAAAAGCCTGAAGCAAGAGATGACCTTTGATGGTGTACATCTGAATGACAATGGCAAGCAGATTTATCGGCAAGTTGTGCAGAGGATTTTGGGGTTTTAG
- a CDS encoding ABC-F family ATP-binding cassette domain-containing protein, translating to MLRLEHVSKIYPTGEVLKDINWEVKPGDRIGLVGVNGAGKSTQLKIIAGETEPTSGEVIRPASLRIAYLTQEFEVDPGRTVKEEFWRAFKDANEVHEALANIHHEMESADPETLDKLIHQMDRLQRQFEAMDGYGLDARIEKILPEMGFAPDDGDRLVSAFSGGWQMRMSLGKILLQEPDLLLLDEPTNHLDLETIEWLETYLKGINTPMVIVSHDREFLDRLCTQIVETERGVSTTYLGNYSAYLKQKEEARSAQQAAYEHQQKEIEKQQAFVDRFRASATRSTQAKSREKQLEKIELVEAPDAGLRTLKFRFPPAPRSGREVVIIKDLTHAYDDKILFLGAELLIERGDRIAILGPNGAGKSTLLHLMMGMEQPTDGTVEFGQHNVIPGYFEQNQAEALDLQKTVMETIHDEVPDWTNEEVRTLLGRFLFSGETVFKKVEALSGGEKARLALAKMLLRPANLLILDEPTNHLDIPAKEMLEDALRNYDGTAIVISHDRYFISQVANKIVEIRDGELRLYRGDYHYYLEKVAAEKQQAELMALEAEKAAKAAAKRAKQKEKEKAKKDKQKAESVNG from the coding sequence ATGCTGCGCCTGGAACATGTGAGTAAAATTTATCCCACTGGAGAAGTCCTGAAGGATATTAACTGGGAAGTTAAACCGGGCGATCGCATCGGGCTGGTCGGCGTGAATGGGGCAGGTAAATCAACTCAACTCAAGATTATTGCCGGAGAAACAGAACCCACCAGTGGCGAGGTGATTCGTCCTGCCAGTTTACGAATTGCCTACCTGACCCAGGAATTTGAGGTGGATCCAGGGCGGACGGTGAAAGAGGAATTTTGGCGGGCCTTTAAGGATGCGAATGAAGTTCACGAGGCGCTGGCTAACATCCATCACGAAATGGAATCTGCCGACCCCGAAACTCTGGACAAACTGATTCACCAGATGGATCGGTTGCAACGGCAATTTGAGGCAATGGATGGCTATGGTCTGGATGCCCGGATTGAAAAAATTCTGCCAGAAATGGGATTTGCCCCGGATGATGGCGATCGCCTGGTGAGTGCTTTCAGTGGTGGCTGGCAGATGCGAATGAGTTTGGGCAAGATTCTGTTGCAGGAACCCGATTTGTTGCTGCTGGACGAACCGACGAACCATCTGGACTTGGAGACGATCGAGTGGTTGGAAACCTACCTGAAAGGCATTAACACACCGATGGTGATCGTCTCCCACGACCGGGAATTTCTCGATCGCCTCTGTACCCAAATCGTGGAAACCGAGCGGGGCGTGTCCACCACCTACTTGGGTAACTATTCCGCCTACCTGAAGCAAAAAGAGGAAGCCCGATCGGCCCAACAGGCAGCCTATGAGCATCAACAAAAGGAAATTGAAAAGCAGCAAGCCTTTGTCGATCGCTTCCGGGCCAGTGCCACCCGCAGCACCCAGGCGAAGAGCCGGGAAAAACAACTGGAAAAAATTGAATTAGTGGAAGCCCCAGATGCTGGGTTAAGAACGCTCAAATTCCGCTTTCCTCCCGCCCCTCGCAGTGGCCGGGAAGTGGTGATCATCAAAGATCTGACCCATGCCTATGATGACAAGATTTTATTTCTGGGAGCCGAGTTGTTGATTGAGCGGGGCGATCGCATCGCCATTCTGGGGCCAAATGGGGCGGGCAAATCCACGCTATTGCATCTGATGATGGGCATGGAGCAACCCACCGATGGCACCGTGGAATTCGGCCAGCATAACGTGATCCCCGGTTATTTTGAACAGAATCAGGCAGAAGCCCTGGATTTGCAAAAGACGGTGATGGAAACCATCCACGATGAGGTACCGGACTGGACGAATGAAGAAGTGCGAACTCTGTTGGGTCGTTTCCTGTTCAGTGGCGAAACCGTATTTAAAAAGGTCGAAGCCCTCAGTGGAGGTGAAAAAGCACGGCTGGCGCTGGCAAAAATGCTGTTGCGTCCCGCCAACCTGCTGATTCTGGATGAACCGACCAATCACCTGGATATTCCCGCCAAGGAAATGCTGGAAGATGCGTTACGGAATTATGACGGCACGGCGATCGTCATCTCCCACGATCGGTATTTCATTTCCCAGGTAGCGAATAAAATTGTGGAAATCCGGGATGGCGAGCTACGGCTGTACCGGGGCGATTACCACTACTATCTGGAAAAAGTGGCTGCAGAAAAGCAACAGGCCGAGTTAATGGCACTGGAAGCCGAAAAGGCCGCAAAAGCAGCGGCGAAACGAGCCAAACAGAAGGAAAAAGAAAAAGCCAAAAAAGACAAACAAAAAGCCGAAAGTGTGAACGGTTAA
- a CDS encoding WG repeat-containing protein: MIQPSWMQCSTAAITALGLFVLFESSGSYSLLAQMPNSSTSAHPTLQSSSKSQKNHLFRIIQDGKFGFMDHTGTIIIPPQFELVWSFVDGRAQFKENDNYGYIDETGKKVIPSQFRLAFAFSDGLALVVLGTQYGYIDRTGKLIISPRFEDALAFKEGLAAVKMNDKYGYINKSGQFVIPPQYDYALSFSEGLAAVQLNEQWGYIDKTGKFVIQPQLAGDYLAGNGNFREGLAGFQIDQQWGYIDKTGKVAIAPQFEEIREFSEGLATVKKDGKWGYIDKTGKLLIPARFATSDRFSEGLAAVKLDNKFGFIDQTGQFIIASQFDYALNFTNGLALVYTGGNAGYIDKTGQYIWQPTR; encoded by the coding sequence ATGATTCAGCCATCCTGGATGCAGTGCTCAACAGCAGCTATAACGGCTTTAGGATTATTCGTCCTGTTTGAGTCCTCTGGCAGTTACTCTCTATTGGCTCAGATGCCAAATTCATCCACCAGTGCACATCCAACCTTACAATCTTCTTCTAAGTCTCAAAAAAATCACCTGTTTCGCATCATACAGGATGGCAAGTTTGGATTTATGGATCACACGGGAACGATCATAATTCCGCCTCAGTTTGAATTAGTTTGGAGTTTCGTGGATGGACGTGCCCAGTTCAAAGAAAATGATAATTATGGGTACATTGATGAAACAGGAAAAAAGGTAATTCCATCTCAATTTAGACTTGCCTTCGCTTTTTCCGATGGTTTAGCTTTAGTTGTATTGGGAACTCAATATGGATATATCGATCGTACGGGTAAGTTAATTATTTCGCCTCGGTTTGAAGATGCTCTTGCCTTCAAGGAGGGATTGGCCGCCGTTAAGATGAATGATAAATATGGCTACATCAACAAAAGTGGACAATTTGTCATTCCGCCCCAATATGATTACGCCCTCTCCTTCTCAGAAGGGTTAGCAGCGGTTCAGCTAAACGAGCAATGGGGTTACATTGACAAAACTGGTAAATTCGTCATTCAACCCCAATTAGCAGGCGATTACCTGGCGGGTAATGGGAACTTTCGAGAAGGATTGGCCGGATTTCAGATCGATCAACAGTGGGGATACATTGACAAGACAGGTAAAGTTGCGATCGCACCCCAATTTGAAGAAATTCGAGAATTTTCCGAAGGACTGGCAACTGTTAAAAAAGACGGAAAATGGGGCTACATCGATAAAACAGGTAAGCTGCTCATTCCTGCCAGATTTGCAACCAGCGATCGCTTTTCTGAAGGACTGGCCGCAGTCAAGCTCGACAACAAATTTGGTTTTATTGATCAAACTGGCCAGTTCATCATTGCATCCCAATTCGATTACGCTCTCAACTTCACCAATGGGTTAGCGCTGGTTTACACCGGAGGCAACGCTGGGTACATCGATAAAACCGGGCAATACATCTGGCAACCCACCCGATAA
- a CDS encoding recombinase family protein: MRIVAYLYQDPLLEAVADPVNWPVEVAQVYQDLAMAASPTSARRKSAQQAAAMEKRSPEKRPLEKRPQWQQLLQDCDAVAPDFVLVRQLEDLGYSVQEVSDRLRELELRGIPLMTLEELERSGFDPSALVTEDSRAEMLQRLQEMQQNQRSRRIRQGHARNRVKALPPPGKAPYGYRRSKTGYVVDRTTAPVVKDFFEQFLLYGSIRGAVRYMAKRYNKKVSASTGLRWLTNPVYRGDLEYQDGKIIRDTHPAIISRDEAAQVDRLLKRNRRIAPRAASAPRSLAGLVVCGECQSSMTVTRVTTHNRQQEYLYLRPRNCARQPKCSAIPYDEVLQATIERICEDLPRAVSGVELPDMTQIKQSTVGAIATKQAALDQLPDLVASEVLDQDTADLRAYKLRTEMAELEDKLAQLPPVDLKATAQTVSIPQFWFDLSESERRFYFREFIRQIQLVRHEQAWELKLLFFFSP; this comes from the coding sequence ATGAGGATTGTGGCTTATCTCTATCAGGATCCATTACTGGAAGCGGTTGCTGATCCAGTGAACTGGCCTGTGGAGGTGGCTCAGGTGTATCAGGATCTGGCGATGGCGGCCTCTCCGACTTCGGCTAGGCGCAAATCTGCTCAGCAAGCGGCTGCAATGGAAAAGCGATCGCCGGAGAAGCGACCTCTGGAAAAGCGACCTCAGTGGCAGCAATTGTTGCAGGACTGCGATGCAGTAGCACCGGATTTTGTGCTAGTCCGACAATTGGAAGACTTGGGGTATTCGGTGCAGGAGGTGAGCGATCGCCTGAGGGAACTGGAGTTGCGGGGAATTCCTCTGATGACGCTGGAGGAGTTAGAGCGATCAGGATTTGATCCATCAGCGTTAGTGACAGAGGACTCGCGGGCTGAAATGTTACAGCGATTGCAGGAGATGCAGCAAAATCAGCGCAGTCGCCGGATTCGTCAAGGTCATGCTCGCAATCGGGTGAAAGCGTTGCCACCACCAGGGAAAGCGCCTTATGGTTACCGTCGCAGCAAGACTGGATATGTGGTCGATCGCACTACGGCTCCAGTAGTCAAAGATTTTTTTGAACAGTTTTTGTTGTATGGCTCGATTCGGGGGGCGGTTCGTTATATGGCAAAGCGGTACAACAAGAAGGTGTCTGCTTCTACAGGGCTGCGCTGGTTGACGAATCCGGTCTATCGTGGGGATCTGGAATACCAGGATGGCAAGATTATTCGGGATACCCATCCGGCGATCATTTCACGGGATGAAGCCGCTCAGGTCGATCGCCTACTGAAACGTAACCGTCGGATTGCCCCGCGTGCGGCCAGTGCACCTCGCTCTCTGGCAGGCTTGGTGGTCTGTGGGGAGTGTCAGTCTTCAATGACAGTGACTCGAGTGACGACTCACAATCGGCAACAGGAATATCTGTATCTGCGTCCGAGAAATTGTGCCAGACAACCAAAGTGCAGTGCCATTCCCTACGATGAGGTGCTGCAAGCCACGATCGAACGCATTTGTGAAGACCTGCCCCGTGCGGTTTCTGGGGTGGAGTTGCCAGATATGACGCAGATCAAACAGAGCACGGTAGGGGCGATCGCAACGAAACAGGCAGCCCTGGATCAACTTCCAGATCTGGTGGCCAGTGAGGTGCTGGATCAGGACACGGCTGATTTGCGAGCTTACAAATTGCGGACAGAAATGGCGGAACTGGAAGACAAATTGGCTCAGTTGCCACCCGTAGATTTGAAGGCGACTGCCCAAACCGTCTCTATTCCCCAATTCTGGTTCGACCTTTCGGAGTCAGAACGCCGCTTCTACTTTCGGGAATTCATCCGCCAAATTCAACTGGTACGACACGAACAGGCTTGGGAGTTAAAGCTGCTATTTTTCTTCAGTCCGTAG